The following proteins are encoded in a genomic region of Candidatus Methylospira mobilis:
- the hepT gene encoding type VII toxin-antitoxin system HepT family RNase toxin — translation MQFALYQAETARIAAEQAALLAEARGIMAQQRQLSQMEQAGVLHTLQVLIENAIGKAKQLLKAINQPVPVSGYDAFAALSRCGMIDASRLPAWNAVIGLRNRIVHDYMNVDMVQVLKLVSENRESLVTDFLYLPVNETLR, via the coding sequence ATGCAGTTTGCACTGTATCAGGCGGAAACGGCCCGCATCGCTGCAGAACAGGCGGCATTGTTGGCTGAGGCCAGAGGCATCATGGCGCAACAGCGCCAACTGAGCCAGATGGAACAAGCCGGCGTGCTACATACCTTGCAAGTGCTGATCGAGAACGCCATCGGCAAGGCGAAACAACTGCTCAAGGCAATAAACCAGCCTGTGCCGGTTTCCGGATACGATGCATTTGCCGCGCTGTCGCGTTGCGGCATGATCGATGCCTCCAGACTTCCGGCGTGGAATGCTGTCATAGGCTTGCGCAACCGCATCGTTCACGATTACATGAATGTGGATATGGTTCAGGTACTGAAGCTGGTCTCGGAAAACAGGGAAAGTCTGGTGACCGATTTTTTATATTTGCCGGTTAACGAAACGCTCAGATGA
- a CDS encoding prepilin peptidase, with translation MNNLHLLLEIPALFYGSIAVLGLIAGSFLNVVIHRLPIMMEREWRRDCEAFLNLPAGDAPSAPYNLCVPGSSCPHCGHEISVLENIPLLSYLLLRGRCTQCRAPIALRYPLVEALTALLSLAVAWRFGPDWQTAAALLLCWSLIALAFIDFDHQLLPDTITQPLLWLGLGVNLSGLLTDQTSSLVGAMSGYLGLWLVYHAHRYLRKKEGMGHGDFKLLAALGAWLGWQMLMPLVFIATLLTLTSTFAIFGRQAYDQPIPFGPFLALAGLLVLFCGNEMLDAYWRYFLPQAEAR, from the coding sequence ATGAACAACCTGCACCTGCTGCTGGAAATACCTGCGCTCTTTTACGGAAGCATCGCCGTGCTGGGCCTGATAGCCGGCAGTTTTCTGAACGTGGTCATCCATCGCCTGCCCATTATGATGGAACGCGAATGGCGGCGCGATTGCGAAGCCTTCCTCAACTTACCGGCCGGCGATGCCCCAAGCGCGCCCTACAACCTGTGCGTACCGGGGTCCTCATGCCCGCATTGCGGACATGAAATCAGCGTGCTGGAAAATATTCCGCTGCTGAGCTATCTGCTGCTGCGCGGACGCTGTACTCAGTGCCGCGCGCCGATCGCTCTGCGCTACCCCCTGGTGGAAGCGCTTACTGCGTTGCTTTCTCTGGCGGTTGCCTGGCGTTTCGGACCTGACTGGCAGACGGCGGCGGCGTTACTGCTGTGCTGGAGCCTGATTGCGCTGGCGTTTATCGATTTCGACCACCAATTGCTGCCCGATACGATCACCCAGCCGCTGCTGTGGCTGGGCCTCGGTGTCAACCTGTCAGGGCTGCTGACCGACCAGACTTCAAGCCTGGTCGGTGCGATGAGCGGCTATCTGGGGCTATGGCTGGTCTATCACGCGCACCGCTACCTCCGTAAAAAAGAAGGCATGGGCCATGGCGACTTCAAGCTGCTGGCGGCCTTGGGCGCGTGGCTCGGTTGGCAAATGCTGATGCCCCTGGTATTTATTGCCACTCTGCTGACACTGACCTCCACTTTCGCTATCTTCGGACGACAGGCTTACGATCAGCCGATACCATTCGGACCCTTTCTGGCGCTGGCCGGACTACTGGTGCTGTTCTGCGGAAACGAGATGCTGGATGCCTATTGGCGCTACTTCCTACCACAAGCGGAAGCGCGCTGA
- a CDS encoding GGDEF/EAL domain-containing response regulator, whose product MATETLTHYVADLNRHNGNGVNPKPARILIVDTELQGIATLRKMLERDFDVQFAYSGTEALSLLDTEELPDLILLEAVMPEVNGFEVCRKIKQNELTGHIPVLLIMDKNNAHDEALGLKAGAADYLIKPFALAITKARIGNYAKQARQERQLKLETIEHRNAREQLQVAGLVYNASSEAMTLTDANNRIMAVNPAFTALTGYSFEEVAGKDPKILGSGRHEDMFFQHMWRSLNSTGKWNGEIWNRHKNGEEYAVRLVINSIYDETGSIHQRVALFSDITEQKRFLSMIQFQANFDELTQLPNRRLFMDRLEHTVKKGQRINRRVGVMYIDLDHFKEVNDTLGHHQGDLLLVEAARRIKNCVRESDTVARLGGDEFTVILDDLHEISNMDRVAQNILDSLSQPFQLDKDEAYVSASIGITLCPDDARSVEDLLKCADQAMYAAKDGGRNSYRTFTADMQESVMMRTRLDKDLRHAQERGQLHIYFQPIVELATGHIHKAEAFLHWRHPELGVISPAVFIPIAEESGTIHGLGEWVFIQAANQARRWRQLPGYEHFQISLNMSPVQFRSNGKDFDSWIRHLHELGLPGNSINVDISEDLLIDTDAITTRKLFLFRDNAIQMAIDNFGSGYSSLSYLKKFDIDFLKIDPSFVRNFEPNSNSYMLAEAMVAMAHKLNLSVIAEGVETKQQSTLLAQLGCDYCQGYLFSKPLPAGEFEQVLTAQ is encoded by the coding sequence ATGGCAACTGAAACGCTTACCCATTATGTTGCCGACTTGAACCGTCATAACGGAAATGGCGTAAATCCTAAACCGGCGCGTATCCTGATTGTCGACACTGAATTGCAAGGCATCGCCACACTGCGGAAAATGCTTGAACGCGATTTCGACGTGCAGTTCGCCTACTCGGGAACGGAAGCCTTGTCGCTGCTCGACACGGAAGAGTTGCCTGACCTGATCCTGCTGGAAGCCGTCATGCCGGAAGTAAACGGCTTCGAAGTATGTCGCAAAATTAAACAGAACGAGCTAACCGGTCATATTCCCGTGCTGCTGATTATGGATAAAAACAATGCTCATGACGAAGCGCTGGGACTGAAGGCGGGTGCGGCTGACTACCTTATTAAACCTTTCGCTCTCGCCATTACCAAGGCGCGGATAGGCAACTACGCCAAACAGGCCCGGCAGGAACGCCAGCTTAAACTGGAAACCATAGAACACCGCAATGCGCGCGAACAGCTCCAGGTAGCAGGACTGGTTTATAACGCCAGCAGCGAAGCCATGACGCTGACCGATGCCAACAATCGCATAATGGCAGTCAACCCCGCCTTCACCGCTCTGACCGGGTACAGTTTTGAGGAAGTCGCGGGCAAGGACCCCAAAATACTGGGCTCGGGCAGACATGAAGACATGTTTTTCCAGCACATGTGGCGCAGCCTGAACAGCACCGGCAAGTGGAATGGCGAAATCTGGAACCGGCACAAAAACGGAGAGGAATATGCGGTACGCCTGGTTATCAACAGCATTTACGATGAAACCGGCTCAATACACCAGCGCGTAGCCTTGTTCTCGGACATTACCGAACAAAAGCGTTTTCTCTCCATGATCCAGTTCCAGGCCAACTTCGACGAGTTGACGCAACTTCCCAACCGGCGCTTATTCATGGACCGTCTGGAGCATACCGTAAAAAAAGGTCAGCGTATCAATCGCCGCGTAGGCGTCATGTATATCGACCTCGACCACTTCAAGGAGGTCAACGACACGCTGGGACACCATCAGGGCGACTTGCTGCTGGTGGAAGCGGCCAGACGAATCAAAAATTGCGTGCGCGAGTCCGATACCGTTGCGCGTCTGGGCGGCGACGAATTTACCGTTATTCTCGACGATCTGCACGAAATATCCAATATGGATCGTGTCGCCCAGAACATCCTGGACAGTCTGTCCCAGCCGTTTCAACTGGACAAGGACGAGGCCTATGTTTCGGCCAGCATCGGCATTACGCTCTGCCCTGACGATGCACGTAGCGTCGAAGACCTGCTTAAATGCGCCGATCAGGCCATGTATGCAGCCAAGGACGGCGGGCGCAACAGTTACCGGACCTTTACCGCCGACATGCAGGAATCAGTCATGATGCGCACACGCCTGGACAAGGATTTGCGTCATGCGCAGGAACGCGGTCAGTTGCACATCTATTTCCAGCCTATCGTCGAGCTGGCAACCGGCCATATTCACAAGGCGGAAGCGTTTCTGCATTGGCGGCACCCCGAGCTCGGCGTGATTAGTCCAGCCGTTTTCATTCCCATTGCCGAAGAGAGCGGCACGATACATGGTTTGGGCGAATGGGTCTTCATACAGGCGGCTAACCAGGCCAGGCGCTGGCGGCAGCTGCCCGGCTATGAACATTTCCAGATCAGCCTGAACATGTCGCCAGTGCAATTTCGCAGCAACGGCAAGGATTTTGATAGCTGGATACGGCATTTGCATGAGCTGGGACTGCCCGGAAACAGCATCAACGTCGACATCAGCGAAGACTTGCTGATCGACACGGACGCCATTACCACCAGGAAGCTTTTTTTATTCCGCGACAACGCGATCCAAATGGCGATCGACAATTTCGGCAGCGGCTACTCATCCTTGTCCTATCTGAAAAAATTCGATATCGACTTTTTGAAGATAGACCCTTCTTTCGTGCGCAACTTTGAGCCCAACTCCAACAGCTACATGCTGGCGGAAGCCATGGTTGCGATGGCGCACAAACTGAACCTGAGCGTCATCGCCGAAGGCGTTGAAACCAAGCAGCAAAGCACGCTCCTCGCGCAGCTCGGCTGCGATTACTGCCAGGGCTATCTATTCTCCAAACCGTTGCCGGCCGGCGAGTTCGAGCAGGTGCTGACGGCGCAGTAA
- a CDS encoding formylmethanofuran dehydrogenase subunit C has protein sequence MTALTFTLKIEPRQRIDVSPLIPQQLDGKTVAEISAIELQSGNRKLRVDEVFTTSGSDSRNIRFLGAATAKLDFIGKGLTEGEIQVEGNVGSYAGMYMKGGRLLISGNTDAYAACEMKSGELTIDGDAGDYLGAALPGNRKGMQGGIVIVRGNAGHRVGDHMRRGSILIEGNAGDYLGTRMVAGTIGVLGTVGANPGYAMRRGTLLLLTALSQVPATFNDCGAHTLGFLPLLLKGYRGYRTRFAELAGTVKRVRRYAGDMAGLGKGEILVVL, from the coding sequence ATGACAGCACTTACCTTTACTCTCAAAATCGAACCGCGTCAGCGCATCGACGTTTCCCCGTTGATCCCGCAACAGCTGGACGGAAAAACCGTAGCGGAAATTTCCGCGATTGAACTGCAATCGGGTAATCGCAAACTGCGCGTGGACGAGGTTTTCACAACAAGCGGCTCCGATAGCCGGAACATTCGATTCCTGGGCGCGGCCACCGCCAAGCTCGACTTCATCGGAAAAGGACTGACGGAGGGCGAAATCCAGGTGGAGGGCAATGTCGGTTCCTATGCCGGGATGTACATGAAAGGCGGGCGTTTGCTGATTTCCGGCAATACCGACGCCTATGCCGCCTGCGAAATGAAGAGCGGCGAGCTGACCATAGACGGCGATGCCGGCGATTATCTGGGCGCGGCCCTGCCCGGCAACCGCAAGGGCATGCAGGGCGGCATCGTCATTGTGCGCGGCAACGCCGGTCACCGTGTCGGCGATCATATGCGCCGGGGTTCGATACTGATCGAAGGCAACGCCGGAGATTATCTGGGTACGCGCATGGTCGCCGGCACCATCGGCGTGCTCGGCACGGTTGGCGCTAATCCGGGGTATGCGATGCGGCGCGGCACGCTGCTGTTGTTGACGGCGCTGTCCCAGGTTCCCGCAACCTTTAATGACTGCGGCGCACATACCCTGGGCTTTCTGCCGTTGCTGTTGAAAGGTTACCGGGGGTATCGGACCCGCTTCGCCGAACTGGCAGGCACGGTCAAACGCGTGCGCCGTTATGCCGGCGATATGGCGGGACTGGGTAAGGGCGAGATACTGGTCGTTCTTTGA
- a CDS encoding nucleotidyltransferase domain-containing protein — protein sequence MSADKLSSVTGIWGEKLLPLFANESDIEFAILIGSRASDRAHIDSDWDIVVQWNAALPWLDMLGSTETLRRKLAALSVRPRKKSTSSNFAERIWPCAPKFPRREYRSKEAKAWSGHVF from the coding sequence ATGAGCGCCGATAAATTATCATCAGTTACCGGAATATGGGGTGAAAAACTCCTGCCGTTATTCGCGAACGAGTCAGATATCGAGTTTGCGATACTGATCGGCAGTCGGGCGTCTGATCGGGCGCACATCGACAGCGATTGGGATATCGTCGTGCAATGGAACGCCGCCCTGCCCTGGCTGGATATGCTGGGCAGCACGGAAACTTTACGCAGGAAACTGGCTGCACTATCGGTACGACCGAGGAAAAAATCGACCTCATCGAACTTCGCAGAGCGAATCTGGCCATGCGCGCCGAAGTTTCCGAGACGGGAATACCGCTCAAAGGAGGCGAAAGCCTGGTCTGGGCACGTTTTTTAA
- the hemW gene encoding radical SAM family heme chaperone HemW, producing the protein MPLSAPPLGLYVHIPWCVRKCPYCDFNSHASAESLPEAAYVDALLADLDLDAPRIGSRGLETVFIGGGTPSLFSPAAIARLLTGISERLACAPDMEVTLEANPGTLETGKFEGFRLAGVNRLSIGVQSFDNAGLEQLGRIHGADAAIAAAHQAKACGFERLNLDLMFGLPGQSLGNALADINTAIALQPSHLSFYQLTLEPNTLFHEHPPSLPEDERIWEMQQACRQALISAGFGQYEVSAWARNGDHCRHNLNYWQFGDYLGIGAGAHGKLTDPATGRISRYWRIKHPRTYLAAAGATGTVGGESAVSEAELPFEFLMNHLRLRAGFTLPLFEARTGLSVECLDEPLRQCIGEGLLEQDGNRIYCTDRGWNFLDNVLEMLM; encoded by the coding sequence ATGCCGCTTTCAGCCCCGCCTCTGGGCCTTTACGTGCATATTCCCTGGTGCGTGCGCAAATGTCCCTATTGCGATTTCAATTCGCATGCCAGCGCCGAAAGCCTGCCTGAGGCGGCTTATGTGGACGCGCTGCTGGCCGATCTCGACCTTGACGCGCCCCGGATCGGAAGCCGCGGACTCGAAACTGTTTTTATCGGCGGCGGCACACCCAGTCTGTTCAGTCCCGCAGCCATCGCGCGTCTGTTGACGGGCATAAGCGAGAGGCTGGCGTGCGCGCCCGATATGGAAGTAACGCTGGAGGCAAATCCGGGTACGCTCGAAACCGGCAAGTTCGAGGGATTCCGCCTCGCGGGTGTCAACCGGTTGTCCATCGGCGTGCAAAGTTTCGACAATGCCGGCCTGGAGCAACTGGGACGCATACACGGGGCCGATGCGGCGATAGCTGCGGCGCATCAGGCCAAAGCATGCGGTTTCGAACGGCTCAATCTGGATTTGATGTTTGGATTGCCGGGGCAATCGCTCGGCAATGCGCTTGCCGACATTAATACGGCAATTGCGTTGCAGCCGTCGCATTTGTCGTTTTATCAGCTAACGCTGGAACCCAATACCCTGTTTCACGAACATCCGCCCTCCTTGCCGGAAGATGAAAGGATTTGGGAAATGCAGCAGGCCTGCCGGCAGGCGCTGATTTCGGCCGGATTCGGTCAATACGAAGTTTCCGCCTGGGCGCGTAACGGTGATCACTGTCGCCATAACCTGAACTACTGGCAATTCGGCGATTACCTTGGCATAGGGGCCGGCGCGCACGGCAAACTGACCGACCCCGCTACCGGTCGGATATCGCGCTACTGGCGCATCAAGCACCCCCGCACTTATCTCGCGGCAGCCGGTGCAACCGGCACAGTCGGAGGCGAGTCCGCCGTAAGTGAAGCAGAGCTGCCATTCGAGTTTCTGATGAATCATTTGCGTTTGCGCGCAGGGTTCACGCTACCCTTATTCGAGGCGCGCACAGGTCTATCTGTAGAATGTCTGGATGAACCGCTGAGGCAGTGTATAGGGGAGGGGTTGCTGGAGCAGGACGGCAACCGGATTTACTGCACGGACAGGGGATGGAATTTTCTGGATAATGTGTTGGAAATGCTGATGTAA